The proteins below come from a single Halomonas binhaiensis genomic window:
- a CDS encoding TlpA disulfide reductase family protein: MDAIAIGPLLISVPRLYAIVVTLMLLGASAFLLGLPRKRHGRWFNGLLLCWLVGARLGYVLTHWSAYQDTPLAIVKLWLPGYSTVWGLVAALLWSLWYLRDRIASLLGALGLTVVASLAWLALVTWGPLGSAPMPREVPALTLEDIDGNPVELNSLTGKPLIINLWATWCPPCRREMPLLENTAKRDDVTVVVANQGEDLLSVTRYLDAAELDFRYALLDPSQHLLTASESPGLPTTLLFDVDGKLVERHIGELTQPLLDGWLHR; the protein is encoded by the coding sequence ATGGATGCAATCGCCATCGGCCCCTTGTTGATCAGTGTTCCACGCCTCTATGCCATTGTGGTCACCCTGATGTTGCTGGGCGCCAGCGCCTTTCTTCTTGGGTTACCGCGCAAGCGGCATGGACGTTGGTTCAATGGCCTGTTGCTCTGTTGGCTCGTTGGCGCTCGCCTGGGGTACGTGCTGACACATTGGAGTGCCTATCAGGATACCCCTCTGGCTATCGTCAAGCTATGGCTGCCAGGCTACAGCACTGTCTGGGGGCTGGTAGCGGCGCTGCTGTGGAGCCTATGGTATCTACGTGACCGCATCGCTTCTCTGCTCGGCGCATTGGGTCTGACCGTAGTGGCATCACTGGCATGGTTGGCTCTCGTCACCTGGGGGCCTCTGGGGTCGGCCCCCATGCCTCGGGAAGTGCCGGCACTTACGCTGGAGGATATCGATGGTAATCCAGTGGAGCTGAATTCGCTTACCGGAAAACCCTTGATCATCAACCTTTGGGCAACCTGGTGCCCTCCCTGTCGTCGGGAAATGCCGCTACTGGAGAACACGGCCAAGCGTGATGACGTTACCGTAGTCGTTGCCAACCAGGGAGAAGACCTGCTCAGTGTGACGCGGTACCTGGATGCAGCTGAACTGGATTTTCGCTACGCCCTGCTCGACCCTAGCCAGCACCTGCTCACCGCTTCCGAATCTCCCGGGTTGCCGACAACGCTATTGTTCGATGTCGATGGCAAGCTGGTCGAGCGCCATATCGGCGAGCTGACGCAGCCACTGCTGGATGGCTGGCTACACCGCTGA